CAGATGCTCCATCAACGAGGAATTCGGACGTCTGACATTGCAATCGCTCTTCATGAACAGGATTACATTCGTTTCACTGATATACACGGGTTCCCGATTATTGTGAAGCCACTCAGCGGATATGGAAGTATAAATACGTTCAAATTGTCCAGCATGGAAGAACTGATCCATTATCTTCACCATACTAGACAAGCGCAGCAACGGGACTTGCTGGAGGAGTTCATCAACGGTACAGAGTTTCACTGTGATTCCATTGTCTCCAAGGGGAAAGTTCTATTTTCATCCGTTTCCCAATACCTGTATAACTGTTTGGATATTGCTACTAAGCAGAAGCCACCTGCCAGCATTACGTTTCCTGAAGGCACTGAGGCTGACTTTATTCACCACATCAAGGAAGTCAATGAACAGGTCATTGCTGCACTGGGAATTAATCATTCCGTAACACATGCCGAGCTTTTTCTAACTTCGGAGGGAGAAGTGGTATTTGGAGAGATCGGTGCAAGAATCGGGGGTTCACATGTTATGCCTCCTTGTATCAAGAACACACATGGTGTTGATTTATTCGAGGCAGTCAGCGATCTGGAAGTTGGAATATATGAGTTCAACAAACAACAGACGAATAATAAATATACGGGTATGATCTGCTTCCCTTCTCGCGCAGGAATGATTCAAAGCATATCAGGGATAGAAGATTATGAAGATATCTCCGGCATCATTGATTTCAATGTATCCTATCAAGTGGGACAACGTGCCGGGGACGTGAGCGATACGATGACCAGATCGGGTTTTGCCATTGTGGAAGGGAATTCATTCGAAGAATTGCGTCAAACACTGCTGAATATGTACGATCGCTTCAAGATTGAAGTTACTGTTACCGAACCCGTATAAAACGCGGGATGGACCATAAAGGCTTGTTTTTGAATTGACAGTGGTATGGGGGAGGGCTGGAATTATTGTCTTTATTTAAATCATACGCGGGTTTGAGCCGTGAAATATATTACCTCTGTTTAGCCAGAACGATTAACAGCGCAGGAGATTTTGTGTTTTCCCTTATTACCTTAGTCCTGACTTTACAGATGGGGATGAATGTTGTCAGTGCAGGTATCTTTGTATCACTGGCAGCCTTGATTAGTGGACCAGGTGTCCTTCTTGGCGGTTATTTAAGTGATCTTATGGGCAAAAAAACAATTATCGTTACCGGGCAATTGCTGTCCGCCACAATGATAATATGCTGTTCGTTCTGGTCGGGCACTATTACGGTTGGCTATTTACTGATCGCTGTCATGTTCTTCATCAGCATTACCCGCCCTGCGTATAACGCATTAATCATTCAACTGTGCACGGAGGAGAAAGAGCGAAAGTCGGCCTTCTCTCTTATGTATTTGGGAGCCAATTTGGGGATAGCCATCGGACCATTGGTAGCCGGTTTTTTCATCAAGGATCATGTCCATATCGTCTTTATCAGTATCAGCACTGTATTTCTGATATCCACCTTCATTATCATCAACCAGGTAAAGATCGGTACAAGCAAGGTAATGGCGTCTACGGGCAGCAAGAATTCTGCACAT
Above is a window of Paenibacillus sp. E222 DNA encoding:
- a CDS encoding ATP-grasp domain-containing protein translates to MKTIVYISDFRLPSGLNFVKHLKKFADYKKILIIERHNLLHDDLLEDFFDEIRYVDHLESVDDIREHIIEIRRSHSIVALLTPGENAIEIGGQIRSEFGIPGMQRNQAEAVRNKWIMKQMLHQRGIRTSDIAIALHEQDYIRFTDIHGFPIIVKPLSGYGSINTFKLSSMEELIHYLHHTRQAQQRDLLEEFINGTEFHCDSIVSKGKVLFSSVSQYLYNCLDIATKQKPPASITFPEGTEADFIHHIKEVNEQVIAALGINHSVTHAELFLTSEGEVVFGEIGARIGGSHVMPPCIKNTHGVDLFEAVSDLEVGIYEFNKQQTNNKYTGMICFPSRAGMIQSISGIEDYEDISGIIDFNVSYQVGQRAGDVSDTMTRSGFAIVEGNSFEELRQTLLNMYDRFKIEVTVTEPV